A single region of the Brassica rapa cultivar Chiifu-401-42 chromosome A03, CAAS_Brap_v3.01, whole genome shotgun sequence genome encodes:
- the LOC103858437 gene encoding high-affinity nitrate transporter 3.1 codes for MCTPPFISNIKSQQTKAYSSSLSKYSDSRISMAIHKSLFASLLICLLFQISHGATKERLFSDLEKGALEVTAKPSREGVLDAGIDKLSITWKLSSTATKEAEFTTIKVKLCYAPVSQVDRPWRKTENELFKDKSCPHKIITRAYDKSPQSFEYTLERDIPTGTYFVRAYAVDAKDHEVAFGQSTNEAKSTNLFSVQAISGRHKSLDIASVCFSVFSVLALLVFFVNEKRKAKIEQSK; via the exons ATGTGCACCCCACCTTTCATATCAAACATAAAAAGTCAGCAAACAAAGGCATATTCCTCTTCTCTTTCTAAATATTCAGATTCAAGGATCTCCATGGCTATCCACAAGAGCCTCTTCGCTTCACTTCTAATCTGCTTACTGTTCCAAATTAGTCATGGTGCTACCAAAGAAAGGCTCTTCTCTGACCTGGAGAAAGGTGCACTTGAGGTCACCGCTAAGCCCAGCCGAGAAGGCG ttttggatGCCGGAATTGACAAGTTGAGCATTACATGGAAGCTAAGCTCGACAGCTACAAAAGAGGCTGAATTTACGACCATCAAAGTAAAGCTATGCTACGCTCCGGTCAGCCAAGTTGACCGACCATGGCGCAAGACCGAAAATGAGCTCTTCAAGGACAAAAGCTGCCCACACAAGATCATTACCAGGGCCTATGATAAATCCCCTCAATCATTCGAATATACCCTCGAACGCGACATCCCTACCGGGACCTACTTCGTTCGTGCCTACGCAGTTGATGCCAAAGACCATGAAGTTGCCTTTGGACAGAGCACGAACGAGGCCAAGTCAACCAATCTCTTCAGCGTTCAGGCTATCAGTGGTCGCCACAAGTCCTTGGATATTGCCTCCGTCTGCTTCAGCGTCTTCTCTGTCCTGGCTCTTCTTGTCTTCTTTGTCAACGAGAAGCGGAAAGCCAAAATAGAGCAGAGCAAATGA